The sequence CTGACAGAGATCAACAAGCTAAGTTTGATTCCAAGAGCAATAAGTACTTGTTTCTTAGATACACTACAAATAGTCGTATCTATCGAATGTTTAGTTTAAGAACTGGGACGATTATGGAATCCATTAATGTTGTACTCTATGATTTTGTTGATCTCTAAGGAAAAACAGTTGAAGATGATACATAAGATTTTTTGGAAGTTTCCATACTATTGGATAATGCAGGTATTGTACCAGATGTTGTAACACTCAGCACAACGTGGCCTCTGAGATTGAAAGAATCCAAGGaggatcaacaaagtgacgatgaTATGAACAATGATGGAAAAGATATTCCCAAAAAAATACAGAAGAATCATCACTCGTCACAATGTACACTGGGACATGCAAACTCGAAGTACGAAAAATTTTGGCTACAGAAAATTTTGGAACAACGCAATACATGATGTGCTTAAACAATTCGTCCAAAATGATGTATGATACTTAGTTCCACCTCTTGAACACAGTAACATCATTGGAACCAAAtggattttaaaaacaaaactaaTGAGTAAGGGAACATGGTTATGAATTATACACAGTTGATTGCTCACCGGTATATACAGGTAGAAGgagttgattttgatgaaatcTTTGCTTCTGTAGCCCGTATTGAGTCATAGCGAATTTTTCTTGGCATTACAtgacatatgagaattaaactctatcaaatggatgtgaaaagtgcGTTTTTAAATGGTATCTTAAATGAGGAAGTTTATGTGAGACAACCAGAGGGCTTTGAAGATCCACAACACCTGGACCATATCTATGAGTTGAAGAAAACGCTCTTTGGATTTAAGCAAGCTTCACGTGTATGGTATAGTTGGTTAACTGTGTACTTACACAAAATTGGCTTCAAAGGAAGTGATGTTGACAAAAGTCTCTTTATTCATAGGTCGAAAGATGATATAATTATTTGCCAAATCTATGTGGATGTCATTATTTTTTGTACTTCTTCAAACAAGCATGTgaataattttgttgaatgtaTGTTTTCgacatttgaaatgagcatggcaGGTGAGTTAAGTTTCTTTCTTGGccttcaaataaaataattgcatGATAAAATCTTTATGTGtcgaaaaaaatattcaaagaaTTTAGTGAAGAAATTCTGTCATGATAACACTTAACACATAAAAACTTCCACGGGTCTAGTGAGAAACTATGCAAAGACGATGTCGTTGAAGGTGTTGAAAACACCCTGTACTATAACATCATTGGAATTTTCCTATATTTGACTGCAAACTATTCAGATATTATGTTTAGTGTATGTTTGTGTGCGGTGTCCCAATCAAATCCCAAGATCACTTACTTAAAAGATGTGACATCTTACGATACATAGCAAGCACTTTGGATATGGGATTGTGGTACACTAGGGAAACCAATACCAATCTAGAAGGATTTAGTGATGCCGATTGGGCTAGAGATTTAGATGACAAAAAGAGCAATACAGGAGGCTGTTTATACCTTGGAAATAACCTGTTTCATGGAATAATATGAAGCAAAACCGTGTGCCACTCTCGACTAttgaatctgaatatgtggcagTTGAGAGTTGTTGCTCTCAACTTCTATAATTGAATCAAATGGTAGAAGACTATGCCCTTAAGAGTGAGACTCACATCGTGTACTATTGGATTTGAAACCAACAGCAATTATGTTTTGTTatgttattttctttttatctgGATATTTTGTTGGttcaatttaaaaatcttaagtGATGAAATATCATAGAATTATTAGTACATGCTAGTTTGATTTCAATATAAGCTTGATTTCAATATAAGCTAAATACGAGTTTTAAACTTGACCACTTTTGTTTACTTAGAAAGGTAAAGGATGAACACTTTATGTTTTTGTTAAgtttgtttcagatttgaaataattaattgaaattttttgtaaTCCTAGGTATTATGAGAAGCAATGACTAGCTGTTTGGATTATGTACTGATAGTGTGTATGTGAATATATTAGGCCATTCCATGTGATTCTGCTATTGTATATGGGGTTTGCATTGAGTTGGAGGAATATGGAATTAATGGAGATTTTGACGGAATATGTAAAGAATTTAAGTTGAAATTGTTGAGTTTATGGATTCTTGCATTTTTTACGTAAGAATTGATAATTGCTAATTAATAATGTTGAAGTTATAGGTAGTACATGAGAATTTAACCCACCCTCTGTGGATTTGTTTCTCTCTATAACAACTCATTAAAAGTTTGTGATGAAATTagtggcggagccagaaatatgaCTATGCCCGGGttagaattttaaactttaaaatcttttaatattttaaattgatctacccgggctaatatcatattattccaaaatatacaaaatttacatataattttttttaaaaaaaattaagccaCCCAAGCATGTGGCTCCGCCCTTGGATGAAATATGTTCGGCCATGTTGCTCCTTTTAACTACaacatgatattttgatttttcttcaagTTTGGTTTATGAACTGTTGAAGAAATTAGattcttaaataaattatgtgaTCAAGTTCTTTTACAAGATTGTGTAAAAAATACAGTTATTTATTGTAAAAGTTTAATgacttttatttgaaaaaagaaGTTAAATATAATTCACATACAtcagaaaatattaaattagtgTGGTAATAATTAACACTTACtttgttaaattaaattatgatgAAATGAAATATTGTCTATAACTTCTATCGTACAAATGAATGATGAAgtaataaaacaaatatatttcgATAAATCCAAATTGTAGCTAAGTATAAGACGTATTTTACTTCGTCAATCAATATAACTTGTGTAGTTATATTCACTTCTTTAATTAACAAAACCGATGAAGTAAAAGACATTATTTTACTTCAGAACGGGTCCAATTACAATCGGATTTCGTCTCTTTGAACCGGTCAAAAGCTTCACTTTTTAAAAGCATTAGACTTCGTTTATAATTAGAATATAaacatacttttttttatttcataattgtATACTTCGGTAATTATCTTCCTATTACTTCATGTGCTATCCGAAGTAAAACACCTATTTTCTAGGATTGTTAGCAAATAACCACGCTtcagctttttttaaaaaaaataataatctaacCCTCTCAAGTATATTTGAAAACATTCAAATACATTTTTAGAgagaatttattttcaaaaatttaatttaaccaaagttatttttcaaaatttccacTGGGGGAGAGGTTCTCTATTTTCTTTCCTAAATGCTTGAGACTCTTTTTTATTTACTGGCGAACATTGTGCAACGTTGAAccaattttatttatgtttaaaatttattttccgaACTAGTTACGAAGAAAATTGGTCACGTGACTTGCTCTCTAGAAAGTACATTCACATGCAAATGTtacaaatcaaaacaaaataatttaaaacgtAAAGTtgaaacaaaattaatatttatacagCGAACACATAATAACATATTTAATATTTGGAAGTGAACATTTGAAAAGGATAGATAATAATGATTTTAAAGCCAACGAAAAATTTCTCCCCGGCCTACACATACCAcatcaattcaaatatttcatccAAAGTCCTATTCAAAACTTGGGAGATGATATGGTAAAATGCAAAAATCGTCATATAATTGATTTGTTGTAGTGTCATGTAACTAATCGAAGTTTATCGATCCCAATTAATCTGTTTTTTTGTTACaaacttttttcctttttttcatTGGAATGCTTACGTGAtttgaaaattacaaaaaatgatACGTCATCAGTCGAAAAGTCATTTAGTCAAAAAAGTCGACAGATATTTGTCAGATTTGGCTGCAAATTTGGCCGAAGGAtttgatgaatattttgcatTTAGAACATCCCTTGAGTTCTTTATCTCAttttatagcatttgagtgtttagttctataatatttgtgaggtttttgttctcctgtattaagagaaaGTGTGTTATCTTTGGAAACACGGTGAGTGGTTatacatcataaaatattatagtggaatttttttttatcttgtccATTGTTAttatcctaataatttttaggagttttccacgtaaatctcggactccagttttatattttattttcatattattatctcaaTTTGCCACACATGGgatcaacaagtggtatcagagccttgttttaaaatttattaaaattctgagtatgctatgTGGTTGCAGTCTAGACTGATTTtgcacatcagaaaagatttttgttgagatttttttattaaggcaAGATTATTTTGTCCATTATACTAAATTGTTTTAGAAGTAATGACGGACATGTAAGAGATAACAAAATTCAATTGTaacaattttatgctgtgaaaaataaagatacaagtagTTTTAAGAAAAGATAATTTCTTGACGGATATTGGAGAAAGACCGGTGGAAATGACAgacgatggaaagtggaatgagatgaacgATAAcgttgttgtcaatttacacttgtctatagcagacgaagtactaACAAGTAtgtctgagataaaaacagcaaaattCATCTAGGATACTCGGACAAAGATATACGAGGTCAAGTCACTACACAAcaagattttcctaaagagaatgttttatactcttcggatgacgGAATTCTCATcaatgaccgaccatatcaacacattAAATACTCTATTTGTCCAACTCACTTCAATGAGGGGataaaatagagaaaaatgAATGTGCAGAACTTCTAATTCAAaatctaccagattcatatgatcaacttatcatcaacttaaccaacaatattcttatgagCTATTGATATAGGTGGATTTTACGTGTTTTTCATATTATGTGATAGCTTATTGTGTTGCATATATCgtttagattgcatgcattttgTGACATTTTGGCtatattatgttttattgtTGCTCATGTGTCTCGTGGGTGAAAATGCAAGATATTCGTGAAATTACTGAAGAAATTCGAGAGTCATCCACTCGGGCGCATATTTATGTCAGCCCGGGCGCCTGCATGGTGTGATTAAAAGATGTTTTGCGAGAGTCATCCGCCCAGGCGGAAACTTACGTCTGCCCGGGTGCGtcaaatgaatatttaaaacCAGATCTGCACAAGCCATCCGCCCGGGCGGAAACTCATGACCGCTCGGGCGGGTttgatttttggaaatatttgctgccgattttttttcctaaaatttgAAAGGAGGCTGATAGATGGAACGTTTTtggaagatttggagacatcaTTTAGCAGCCAAGGAAGAAGAGAAAAGGAGAGatttcttggagttgaagattCGAAGATTTCCGGGCATCGTTCTTCGCGTTTTTCGTCAAATCTAGTATTTCTAATTTagtttttatgctttaaacattgttttgtttatttttactaTGAATTTGAGTAGCTAAATTacaatatttgttgggatttaaggagATCCTATCCCGAACTTTGAGTTGATTAATTCACATGTTgatgttgatttatttttttattgtactaCTGTTTTCATTACTATTATTAAAgtgtagctaactttaataataatattatattgccAGTGAATTCGAGATaatagcttgtgataggaacgagtagcataatccgttgatctacaatttacatagacatatgaaattggatacgcgccgatagtcatagtccagtagggcgaaaactaggggatttcatagatcgatatgcgattcactcttgataaatgcttaaagacatttaattttttcactgagtagaattagtttggcatagctcgagagggtgtgttcaattgaatatgAAATCCTGTTCGAAGCGTAAATcactatcgaacgaattaattaattaacgaggggtaggtgaacttaaattctcaacaaattcatttctcattgaattttaatcaatcATTCTAGATATTATATCTCATTATTTAATTCCTAAACctttttatttgcatgtttatttGAGCATAGTAGTAATAAACAACCATTCAAATTTCGTTGCTAAAGATTTGATAAatagaaataataattttcaaatacagtctttagtggaacgatactcgtactcgcgtacattatactattacttgacgttgtgcacttgcgattaattttcgagcatacaaaatcatatttttattaaggattccacagtgcaagttttgctcgatcaagtttttggcgccgttgccggggactgttaattcacaattttatttttagttattttctttagcatagtttttttttcttgagcTAACACTCCATATTCTATTCAAGATATCTTTTCCAGTGCATGCCAAAGTCACTTGATGTGGAGCTTGAGCAGTTTGACCCTGAAATTGAAAGAACTTTCCGCTTAAGAAGACAGCAGCAGAGACTGAAGGAACTGATGGAGAGACATGAGCAGGAGGAGGAACACCATAAAGATAGACATGTTGAGATGCCACGCCGCATACCGATGCTAGAGTATGCCCAACCTTCTTTGGATGGTGCACGCCCCAGCATTGTGAGGCCTATTGTGCTGGCAAACCACTTCGAAATCAAGCCAGCTATAATCCAGATGATTCAGAATACAGTCCAGTTTGGAGGATCTGcagtagatgacccaaataCGCACATCgcagattttcttgaaattggcgatacttttaaatttaatggattTTCTGATGATGCTGTTAGGTTGCGGTTATTTACTTTCTCTTTACGTGACAAAGCTAAATCATGGTTAATAGTTTCCCTGTAGGTTCGATCACCAAATGGGAGGACATGGCGAAAGCGTTTCTCATTAAATACTTTCCTCCATCTAAGACCATGAAGCTGCCGGCGAACATAACGACATTTgctcaattcgagcaggagtcTTTATATAAGGCATGGGAGCCTTTCAAAGATCTGTTACGAAGATGTCCTCATCACGAACTGCCACTTGGGTTAGTTGTTCAAACCTTTTACTATGGCTTACTTACTCCTAATCGTACTATGATAGATGTTGCTGCTTGTGGAAACCAACTGAGAAAAACTGCTGAGGAAGGATATGAGTTATTGGAGGAGATGGTCGCTAGCAGCTATCATCCTCAATCCGAAAGAAACAACCAGCGAAGAAATGCAACAGTTCACCAGGTAACTGACCTTTCCGCTATTACAGCACAACTTGATGTCTTGAACAGGAAATTGGACGGCTTGAATATGGGTGGCACGGCTATGCGTCTTCAAGAGATATTCTGTGATAAGTGTAGAGGTGAACACTTTGCCAAAGACTGTCAAGATGAAAATCCCTTTTATGTACAAGAAGGGGCACCAGTGAATCAAGTGGGAGTCCAAAACCGTCCAAGGAATGATCCGTATTCGAACACATACAATCCTGGAGGGAGGCAACATTTcaacttctcatggggtggCCAAAACATTCAGAATCGACCACCGGGAGGACAACCATATGGGAAACAACCAATGTATAGATCTGACCCTCCTAGAGAAGAAAAGTCCAATTTGGAGCAGATGATGTCTAAGTTCATCTCATCTACCGAAACTAGACTCCAAAATCAAGATACATTGATAAAGGGGCTACAGAATCAGATTGGACAGTTAGCTAAGATGATAGCAAGTAGAGAGCCGGGCACCTTGCCAAGTAACACAGAAACCAATCCAAAAGAGCAAGTGAAGGCCATCGAGTTGAAGAGTGGAAAAATTTTAGAGTCtagagaaaaggaaaaaagtCAAGTACCGGATGAACAGACTGATACATCTAaaggtaagtcttctaactctACACCAGGACCCATTGCACAATCAAAAATTGTTATACCTCCTCCTTTCCCTGCagcattgaaaaaagaaaaacttgACGCGCAATTCTGTAAGTTtcttgagatatttaaaaaattgcataacaatattccttttgccgatgctttgatgcaaatgcctagctatgctaaatttttgaaggaTATCTTAGCAGAAAAGAGAAAATTGGAGGATCACATGACGGtaaatataattgaaaatttCTCTGCTTTGGTGCAAAACAAGATCCCACCGAAACTTAAGGATCCAtggagtttttctattcctagaatgattggtgatgttgtttttcataaaaccttatgtgatcttggtgcaagCATTAACCTCATGCCTTTGTCTGTATTTAGGAAACTTGGGTTGGGAGAACCTAAGACAACAATGATGTCTTTACAGCTAGCAGACAGATCTGTCAAGTATTCAACGGGAATTATTGAGGATGTGCTAGTGAAAgaggaaaattttatttttcctgcaGATTTCATGGTGCTCGACATGGAGGAGGACATGGAGATGCCTTTGATTTTGAGGAGACCATTCCTTGCAACTGGCAAGGCTCTAATTGATGTGCAAGAAGGGAAGTTGAGATTGAGAGTGGGAGAATAAGAGATTACTTTTGACGTTTTTAGTGCACTTAAGCACACACTGCATTCTGATAGTTGTTTTAGAATTGATGTTTTTGGCTCTCGTGTGTCTAACTATGTGCAGGATATTATTAAGGACCCTTTGGAAGCCATTCTCACTACCGAATTGAAAGAAGAGAAATTGGATGCAGAGAAAACCGAAATATTGGCATACCTCAATGCCAACCATCCATGGAAGAGGCCAATGAAGATGACATTAGAGGACTTGGGGGATCGAAGAGACTTGATCCTTCAGAAGTCAAGCCTAGAGGAGCCACCAACTCTGGAGCTCAAGCCATTACCTGCACATATGAAATACGTCTATTTAGGTGAGAATAATAAACTTCCTGTGATTATTTCTTCTTGTTTGACAGATGTGATGGAGGACAAACTGCTGAAAGTCTTGAAAGAGCACAAGAGTTCATTTGCATGGAAGGTGGCGGATATCACAATCCATCAGTCTGCATGCACAAAATATTGATGGAAGACAAGTACTCGCCTCTTGTGCAACCTCAGAGAAGATTGaatccaaagatgcaagaggtaGTAAAAGTAGAAACTATCAAACTCCTTGATTCATgtattatctatcctatatcTGATAGTGCATGGGTAAGTCATGTTCAATATGTGCCGAAAAAAGGTGGGATTACTGTTATCACGAATGAACGAAATGAATTAATACCCACTAGGACAGGTACAGGATGGCGtgtgtgcattgattatagaaaattgaaTGATGCTACCCGTAAATATCACTTTCCACTACCCTTCATTGATCAAATTCTTGAGAGGTTAGCAGGtcatgagttttattgttttttggatGGGTATTCAGGGTATAACCAAATCATGATTGTGCCCgaggaccaagagaaaaccacttTCACTTATCCTTATGGTACCTTTGCTTTTAGACGGATGCCCTTTGGTTTGTGTAATGCCCCTGCCACTTTTCAGCGATGCATGACCGCTATATTTCATGACATGACATAAACTTTCCTTGAGATATTTATGGATGACTTCTCGATATTTGGCTCTTCTTTTGATGACTGTTTGCAGAATTTGAAGGTGGTGTTGATGAGATGCGAGGAGAAAAATTTGGTGCTGAATTGGGAAAAGTGCCATTTTATGGTACAAGAAGGCATAGTATTGGGGCACAAAATATCAGAGCATGGAATAGAGGTGGATAAGGCAAAAGTCGAAGTTATCAAGAACTTACCACCTCCGACATCCATAAAGGGAGTTAGAAGTTTCCTAGGCCACGGTTTTTATCGGcgttttattaaagattttttaaaaatttccaaACCTCTATCTTCTTTACTTATGAAAGATGTGCCGTTTGATTTTAACTCTTACTGTCTGCAGGCATACGAGGATTTAAATGAGCGCTTGGTGACGGCTCCTGTTTTGGTTTGAAACAATGTCTAGACCAAGGAAAGTGCGAAGAGTTGTGCTTTTACATTGATCGACAAGGGAATATGTTGAGTTTCGCTAAGGCAAACTGATTACTATGAATTCACTGTCGAACTACTTTTTGTCATGTTTCGTTTTGTCGTGTCACCTGTTTTGCTCGAGAGCGAGCAAAAAGTTAGTATTGGGGGGTTAATATAGGTGGATTTTACgtgttttttatattatttgatagCTCATTGTGTTGCATATATCgtttagattgcatgcattttgTGACATTTTGGCtatattatgttttattgtTGCTCATGTGTCTCATGGGTGAAAATGCAGGAAATTCATGAAATTACTGAAGAAATTCGAGAGTCATCCGCCCGGGCGCATATTTTTGTCCGCCCGGGCGCCTGCAAGGTGTGATTAAAAGATGTTTTGCGAGATTCATCCGCCCGGGGCGGAAACTTATGTCCACCCAAGCGCCTCGaatgaatatttaaaacaagatcTGCGCAAGCCATCCGCCCGGGCGGAAACTCATGTCCTCCCGGGCGGGTTTGATTTTTGGAAAGGTTTGCTGTCGATTTTTTTCCTATATTTTGAAAGGAGGCTGATAGATGGGACGTTTTtggaagatttggagacatcaTTAAGCAGCCAAGGAAGAGGAAAAAAGGAGAAATTGCTTGAAGTTGAAGATTCGAAGATTTTCGGGCATCGTTCTTCGCATTTTTCGTCAAATCTAGTATATCTAATTTAGTTTTTATCCTTTAAACattgttgtgtttatttttaCTTTGAATTGGAGTAGCTAAATTacaatatttgttgggatttaaggagATCCTATCCCGaattttgatttgattaattCACATGTTGATgttgatttattcttgattgtatTACTGTTTTCATTACAATTATTAAAgtgtagctaactttaataataatattatattgcgagtgagtttgagagaatagcttgtgataggaacgagtagcgtAATCCTTGGAtatacaatttacatagacatatTAAATTGGATACacgccgatagtcatagtccagtAGGGCGAAAACTAGGAGATTTCATAGATCGatatgcgattcactcttgataaataattaaagacatttaattacttcactgagtagaattagttttgCATATCTCGAGAgggtgtgttcaattgaatagaaAATTTTGTCGGAAGTGTAAATcactatcgaacgaattaattaattagcgaGGGGTAGGTAAACtgaaattcccaacaaattcatttttcattgaattttaatcaaccattCTAGATATTGTAtcttattatttaattcatgaacctttttatttgcatgtttatttGAGCATAGTAGTACTAAACAACCATTCAAATTTTGTTGCTAaagatttgataaataaaaataataattttcaaaaatatagtcTTCAGTgaaacgatactcgtactcgcgtacattatactattaNaaacgatactcgtactcgcctacattatactattacttgacatcgtgcacttgcgattaattttcgagcatacaaaatcatatttttattaaggattccacagtgcaagttttgctcgatcaactctctaaaattcgacgatgtcttaaccgTGGTTCTCGGAAAAAaaaagccggcgcaagaataaagaagataggttggtaacttcGAAGCAAGCAGAGGC comes from Primulina huaijiensis isolate GDHJ02 chromosome 5, ASM1229523v2, whole genome shotgun sequence and encodes:
- the LOC140977594 gene encoding uncharacterized protein, with protein sequence MAKAFLIKYFPPSKTMKLPANITTFAQFEQESLYKAWEPFKDLLRRCPHHELPLGLVVQTFYYGLLTPNRTMIDVAACGNQLRKTAEEGYELLEEMVASSYHPQSERNNQRRNATVHQVTDLSAITAQLDVLNRKLDGLNMGGTAMRLQEIFCDKCRGEHFAKDCQDENPFYVQEGAPVNQVGVQNRPRNDPYSNTYNPGGRQHFNFSWGGQNIQNRPPGGQPYGKQPMYRSDPPREEKSNLEQMMSKFISSTETRLQNQDTLIKGLQNQIGQLAKMIASREPGTLPSNTETNPKEQVKAIELKSGKILESREKEKSQVPDEQTDTSKGKSSNSTPGPIAQSKIVIPPPFPAALKKEKLDAQFYFMVLDMEEDMEMPLILRRPFLATGKALIDVQEGKLRLRDIIKDPLEAILTTELKEEKLDAEKTEILAYLNANHPWKRPMKMTLEDLGDRRDLILQKCDGGQTAESLERAQEFICMEGGGYHNPSVCMHKILMEDKYSPLVQPQRRLNPKMQEVVKVETIKLLDSCIIYPISDSAWNLKVVLMRCEEKNLVLNWEKCHFMVQEGIVLGHKISEHGIEVDKAKVEVIKNLPPPTSIKGAYEDLNERLVTAPVLV